A part of Odontesthes bonariensis isolate fOdoBon6 chromosome 23, fOdoBon6.hap1, whole genome shotgun sequence genomic DNA contains:
- the tex2l gene encoding testis-expressed protein 2: MAESGKNGERGSEDEARGTGRPQQEPSSLCPVVASSLGTKRHLPRGIVIQLTGTEGQWDSLDESELIFSLDHDEDYPSISLSKERRLSVEDDGGLKSQTFHVPLSPSSPGSLGNCSIGPPSFLSPGPSSPTHRPLASLVKSLSTELELKEGSTLRPKPFLSLVKSISTELSRSEPEVSQSKSDSRLNLHLWKQLTQTRTRSNGDSRTAPPSPSSLSPSGEGPKGGFFKMELEDTKRKLSEAMHEPLSSMFSKIMREESGGSPKHQCKPQMAHQSSCRSLGREGSTDTVLSESPVTNARKTDADVLPVFEWPSIRHLTRIQHSPCPVHPHRQHDKDEELEICTDGDTMQVFAIESHGQARVSPSSQLLVAPPARISPVPQPPHPLPCMSLFCVAALSYGYFILPLSPYFSGLALGLALGFLLGLFLIRTGSSRSTCAASTHTSAETLYGGGILTGSFVRTEPDALKGWMNEIYDYDPETCHPALTHSVFATLEGSCLRLDYPRNNIRRRAAYDERIHEATFIKSRCFQLTKSKIFLLPSVLARKRVWNPKYPICIHLASESQSKGGSVENLEEMPGAEPGASPNLCSSQQTQDSPTTLYLFGRTAREKEEWFRHLLLASMDTESEKERDRQRAGRCVSQSVDPAQSVHASSSKGPSRVGSIEDEIPSTPPAPCISAAPSGGTRALPALNYTSYMAQLLAAEELTPLSSPGASSTEASPTIRGNCTCDLVEYPGKSLTAWANVLIGRIFWDFLREKFWADAVSHKIQKKLSKIRLPYFMNELTLTELDMGCSMPKITAASRPEVNHRGLWMELQMVYTGNLQMTLQTKFNLSKLGKEGGQDMAHCLSETGSPRSRPILSVLADSDEESSSAGSSDEEELLLSEPPGSTGEKGSTPAADGAGGGKTGRKILRFVDKIAKSKYFQKATENEFIKKKFEEMSNTPLLLTVEVQELSGTLVVNIPPPPTDRIWYSFCVPPKLDLHVRPKLGEREVTFCHVTEWIEKKLKDEFQKVFVLPNMDDIYLPLMCSGVDSPQAYESQRSRSSSTESIERILTEITGAGCD; the protein is encoded by the exons atggcagagagtggaaAAAATGGGGAAAGAGGAAGCGAGGATGAAGCAAGAGGAACTGGCAGGCCTCAGCAAGAGCCCAGCAGCCTCTGcccagttgttgcctcatcccTTGGGACAAAGAGACATCTCCCCAGAGGGATTGTGATCCAATTGACTGGGACAGAGGGGCAGTGGGACAGCTTGGATGAAAGTGAGCTTATTTTCTCCCTTGACCACGATGAGGACTACCCTTCTATATCACTCTCTAAGGAGAGGCGGCTTTCCGTTGAAGATGATGGAGGGTTGAAGTCCCAAACTTTTCATGTTCCTCTTTCTCCTTCATCCCCTGGTTCACTGGGGAACTGCTCCATCGGGCCCCCTAGCTTTCTCTCTCCAGGCCCTTCCTCACCCACCCACCGGCCCTTGGCAAGCCTGGTCAAATCACTATCTACAGAGCTTGAGCTGAAAGAGGGTTCTACTCTCCGACCCAAGCCTTTTCTCAGCCTCGTGAAGTCGATCTCCACAGAGCTCTCCCGTTCAGAACCTGAGGTGTCACAGTCAAAATCGGACTCCCGCCTCAACCTCcatctgtggaagcagctgacTCAAACAAGAACCCGCAGCAATGGGGACTCTCGTACTGCTCCGCCATCCCCGAGTTCACTCTCCCCAAGCGGGGAGGGTCCAAAGGGGGGCTTCTTCAAAATGGAGCTAGAGGACACAAAAAGGAAGCTCTCGGAGGCTATGCACGAACCTCTGAGCAGCATGTTCAGCAAGATCATGAGAGAGGAAAGCGGAGGCAGCCCCAAACACCAGTGTAAGCCCCAGATGGCTCAccagagcagctgcagaagtttGGGGCGGGAGGGTAGCACGGACACTGTTCTTTCAGAGTCTCCTGTAACAAATGCCAGAAAAACGGACGCTGATGTTCTGCCCGTGTTTGAGTGGCCTTCTATAAGACATCTCACAAGAATTCAGCACAGCCCCTGCCCTGTGCATCCCCACAGACAGCATGACAAGGACGAGGAACTGGAAATATGTACAGATGGTGACACGATGCAAGTGTTCGCCATCGAGAGTCACGGGCAGGCAAGGGTGTCACCTAGTTCTCAGCTTCTAGTTGCACCCCCTGCTAGGATATCTCCTGTCCCTCAGCCCCCACATCCTCTGCCGTGTATGAGCTTATTCTGTGTGGCAGCGCTGTCCTATGGCTACTTTATTCTACCTCTCAGTCCATACTTCTCCGGCCTGGCTCTGGGATTAGCACTCGGCTTTTTGCTGGGGCTGTTTCTCATTCGTACGGGTTCCTCCAGGTCTACCTGCGCAGCCTCTACTCACACATCAGCAGAGACGCTGTATGGAGGAGGGATTCTGACAGGTAGCTTTGTGAGAACCGAGCCTGACGCCCTCAAG GGCTGGATGAATGAGATCTATGATTATGACCCAGAAACCTGCCATCCAGCTCTGACTCATTCCGTCTTTGCCACCCTGGAGGGCTCCTGTCTCCGTCTGGACTACCCACGCAATAACATCCGCCGCAGGGCCGCGTATGACGAGAGAATCCACGAAGCCACCTTTATCAAGTCACGCTGCTTTCAGCTTACAAAGAGCAAA ATATTCCTGCTGCCATCTGTGTTGGCTCGGAAGAGGGTGTGGAACCCAAAGTATCCCATCTGCATTCATCTGGCCAGCGAGTCACAATCAAAAGGAGGTTCTGTGGAGAACTTGGAAGAGATGCCAGGAGCCGAACCGGGAGCCAGCCCGAATCTATGCTCTTCCCAGCAAACCCAGGACTCTCCTACTACACTATACCTCTTCGGCCGCACAgcaagagagaaagaagagtgGTTTCGTCATCTCCTGCTTGCATCCATGGATACAGAGAGTGAAAAGGAGAGGGACAGACAGAGAGCTGGTAGATGTGTGTCCCAGTCAG TTGACCCAGCGCAGAGCGTTCATGCCTCAAGCAGCAAAGGTCCAAGCAGAGTGGGCAGCATCGAGGATGAAATcccctccacacctccagcACCTTGCATCTCTGCAGCTCCCTCCGGTGGCACCAGGGCACTTCCTGCGCTCAACTACACCAGCTACATGGCTCAACTCCTGGCTGCAGAGGAGTTGACTCCCCTCTCCAGTCCTGGTGCCAGCAGCACAGAGGCAAGCCCCACCATCAGAGGAAAT TGTACCTGCGATCTAGTGGAGTACCCTGGAAAAAGCCTAACTGCATGGGCTAATGTACTAATTGGTCGAATCTTCTGGGATTTTCTGCGAGAGAAGTTCTGGGCTGACGCTGTCTCCCACAAGATTCAAAAGAAGCTCAGCAAAATCAGA TTGCCTTACTTTATGaatgaactgactctgactgagTTGGATATGGGCTGCTCTATGCCAAAAATTACTGCTGCCTCCCGGCCAGAGGTTAACCACAGAG GCCTGTGGATGGAGCTGCAGATGGTCTACACCGGTAACCTGCAGATGACCCTGCAGACCAAGTTCAACTTGTCAAAGCTGGGTAAAGAGGGTGGTCAGGACATGGCACATTGTTTGAGTGAAACTGGGAGCCCACG CTCCAGGCCTATTCTCAGTGTGTTGGCAGACAGTGATGAGGAGTCCTCTAGTGCTGGTTCATCTGATGAAGAGGAGCTGCTTCTCTCAGAGCCTCCGGGTTCCACTGGGGAAAAAGGCTCCACaccagcagctgatgg GGCTGGGGGAGGAAAGACTGGAAGGAAGATTTTAAGATTTGTGGACAAAATCGCTAAATCAAAGTACTTCCAAAAGGCAACAGAGAATGAGTTCATTAAGAAGAAGTTTGAGGAGATGTCCAACACGCCCCTGCTGCTCACTGTGGAGGTTCAAGAGTTGTCAGGGACTCTGGTTGTCAATATCCCACCGCCCCCTACAGACAGGATATG GTACAGCTTCTGTGTGCCACCCAAACTGGATCTGCATGTACGTCCAAAACTAGGGGAGCGGGAAGTGACTTTCTGCCATGTAACTGAGTGGATTGAGAAAAAACTAAAGGATGAGTTCcag AAAGTGTTTGTGCTGCCAAACATGGATGACATCTATTTACCCCTGATGTGCTCTGGTGTGGACAGTCCACAAGCCTACGAGTCTCAGCGGTCCCGAAGCTCCTCCACCGAATCCATAGAGAGGATCCTGACCGAGATCACCGGAGCAGGATGCGATTAG
- the neurl2 gene encoding neuralized-like protein 2, which translates to MEPSLDQYMEFHHIHGTNVRLDHSGTQATRVESFANGVCFSKQPLKPGEIFLIEIEDKELGWCGHLRVGLTAKDPNNLNVVPEYSIPDLTDLGDSWVFAITRNHNKIIEEPEVPGAGEGGLAGGQRLGRGEAEDGAEAQGDGGGGNNMKPKTFFTDTHLHIDNIRIPRDKLVGRSRPGRYSHILDDLYKTNALPPTARRSRIGVLYVAKGQNQGDMHIVINGEDMGASAKGIPTSHPIYAVVDVFAATKCVRIVQVEYGFSSLQTLCRKAIQKHIVHRMAIDWLELPEALKHYCKYE; encoded by the exons ATGGAGCCCTCTTTGGACCAATACATGGAATTTCACCACATCCATGGTACTAATGTCAGACTTGACCACTCGGGAACTCAGGCCACTCGAGTAGAGAGCTTTGCTAACGGAGTTTGTTTCAGCAAACAACCTCTGAAGCCTGGGGAGATTTTTCTCATAGAGATTGAGGATAAGGAATTGGGCTGGTGTGGCCACCTACGGGTCGGCCTGACAGCCAAGGACCCCAACAACTTAAATGTGGTACCTGAATACTCCATCCCGGACTTAACTGACTTGGGGGACAGCTGGGTGTTTGCCATTACTCGCAACCATAATAAGATAATCGAGGAGCCTGAGGTCCCAGGAGCTGGAGAGGGAGGACTTGCTGGGGGGCAGAGGCTTGGACGAGGAGAAGCAGAAGATGGAGCTGAAGCTCAGGGAGATGGAGGTGGTGGGAACAACATGAAGCCAAAGACTTTCTTCACTGACACCCACTTGCACATTGACAATATTCGAATCCCCAGAGACAAGCTTGTCGGTCGTAGCCGACCTGGACGCTACAGTCACATCTTGGATGACCTGTATAAGACCAACGCCCTGCCTCCCACAGCCAGGCGCAGCAGAATAGGAGTTCTTTACGTGGCTAAAGGCCAAAACCAGGGTGATATGCACATTGTAATCAATGGTGAGGATATGGGAGCTTCTGCCAAGGGAATACCTACAAGCCACCCTATCTATGCTGTGGTGGATGTTTTCGCTGCAACAAAGTGTGTCCGAATTGTCCAGGTGGAATATGGCT TCTCATCCTTGCAGACGTTGTGCAGGAAGGCCATTCAGAAGCACATTGTCCACAGGATGGCCATTGACTGGCTGGAGTTGCCTGAGGCACTAAAGCACTACTGCAAGTATGAATGA
- the msrb1b gene encoding methionine-R-sulfoxide reductase B1b, protein MSFCQFLGGEIYKDHFKPGMYVCSKCNHPLFSSRSKFAHSSPWPAFTDTIREDSVTKMMETLTAFKVLCGKCGNGLGHEFVNDGPGEGKSRFUIFSHSLKFVPNKGKDKQ, encoded by the exons ATGTCTTTCTGTCAGTTTTTAGGCGGTGAGATCTACAAGGATCATTTCAAACCAG GGATGTATGTGTGCTCCAAGTGTAACCACCCTCTGTTCTCCAGTCGGTCAAAGTTTGCTCACTCGTCTCCCTGGCCGGCGTTTACAGACACCATCAGAGAGGACAGCGTCACAAAGATGATGGAGACTCTCACTGCCTTCAAG GTTTTGTGTGGAAAGTGTGGCAACGGACTGGGCCACGAGTTTGTCAATGATGGTCCAGGGGAGGGAAAGTCAAGATTCTGAATCTTCAGCCACTCGCTCAAGTTTGTCCCCAACAAAG GCAAGGACAAGCAGTAA